In Felis catus isolate Fca126 chromosome A2, F.catus_Fca126_mat1.0, whole genome shotgun sequence, the following proteins share a genomic window:
- the EPHX3 gene encoding epoxide hydrolase 3, with protein sequence MPELVVTALLAPSRVTLKLLRAFMWSLVFCAALLTAAVYGCIALTHVLCRPRRGCCGRPRRTPPACLSDPTLGEHCFLTLKSSGLRLHYVSAGRGNGPLMLFLHGFPENWFSWRYQLWEFQSRFHVVAVDLRGYGSSDAPRDVDCYTIDLLMVDIQDVILGLGYSKCILVAHDWGAVLAWNFSIYYPSLVERMVVVSAAPMSVYQDYSTHHISQFFRSNYVFLFQLPWLPEKLLSMSDFQILKTTLTHRKRGIPHLTPNELEAFLYDFSQPGGLTGPLNYYRNLFRNLPLEPQELATPTLLLWGEKDTYLEQGLVGAISSRFVPGRLEAHILPGVGHWIPQSNPEEMHQYMWAFLQDLLG encoded by the exons ATGCCGGAGCTGGTGGTGACAGCGCTGCTGGCGCCGTCGCGCGTCACTCTGAAGCTCCTGCGCGCCTTCATGTGGAGCCTCGTGTTCTGCGCGGCGCTGCTGACCGCCGCCGTCTACGGCTGCATCGCGCTCACGCACGTGCTGTGCCGGCCCCGGCGCGGCTGCTGCGGGCGCCCCCGGCGCACCCCACCCGCCTGCTTGAGCGACCCCACGCTGGGCGAACACTGCTTCCTGACCCTCAAG AGCTCGGGCCTGCGCCTCCACTATGTCTCCGCTGGACGTGGCAACGGACCCCTCATGCTGTTTCTGCACGGCTTCCCGGAGAACTG GTTCTCCTGGCGCTACCAGCTTTGGGAGTTCCAGAGCCGCTTCCACGTGGTGGCTGTGGACCTACGGGGTTACGGCTCCTCAGATGCACCTCGGGATGTTGACTGTTACACCATCGACCTGCTGATGGTGGACATCCAGGACGTCATCCTGGGCCTGG GTTATTCCAAGTGCATCCTGGTGGCCCACGACTGGGGTGCGGTCCTCGCCTGGAATTTCTCCATCTACTACCCGTCCCTGGTGGAGCGGATGGTTGTTGTCAGTGCGGCCCCCATGTCTGTGTACCAAG ACTACTCTACACACCACATCAGCCAGTTCTTCCGTTCCAACTACGTGTTCCTGTTCCAGCTTCCCTGGCTGCCTGAGAAGTTACTGTCCATGTCTGACTTCCAG ATCCTGAAGACCACCCTCACACACCGCAAGAGAGGCATCCCACACTTAACTCCCAACGAGCTCGAGGCCTTCCTTTATGACTTCTCCCAGCCTGGTGGCCTCACTGGGCCCCTCAACTATTACCGAAACCTCTTCAG GAACCTTCCCCTGGAGCCCCAGGAACTGGCCACGCCCACGCTGCTGCTGTGGGGAGAGAAGGACACCTACTTGGAGCAGGGGCTGGTAGGAGCCATCAGCAGTCGCTTTGTGCCCGGCCGGCTGGAGGCCCACATCCTGCCAGGCGTGGGGCACTGGATCCCACAGAGCAACCCCGAGGAAATGCACCAGTACATGTGGGCCTTCTTGCAAGACCTGCTAGGCTAG